Proteins co-encoded in one Theileria equi strain WA chromosome 3, complete sequence genomic window:
- a CDS encoding ubiquinol-cytochrome c reductase hinge, putative (encoded by transcript BEWA_006290A) encodes MAYPYRPHFFLKCPDYIPPTSEEDAQIDPRVKLEPACNEKCKKYTKLYDECVERVTEYNKHNAGSLSGPGHCLGQHYDVVECVDKCLAKDLFRHLK; translated from the exons ATGGCATATCCATATCGTCCTCATTTTTTTTTAAAATGCCCAGATTATATACCTCCTACTAGTGAGGAAGATGCACAAATCGATCCTCGCGTGAAGCTGGAGCCTGCATGTAATGAAAAGTGCAAAAAGTACACGAAATTGTACGAT GAGTGCGTCGAGAGAGTTACAGAGTACAACAAGCACAACGCTGGCTCGTTAAGCGGACCCGGTCATTGTTTGGGTCAACATTATGATGTGGTAGAATGCGTGGATAAATGC CTCGCGAAAGATTTGTTTCGGCATCTAAAAtag